A part of Pseudomonas sp. HR96 genomic DNA contains:
- a CDS encoding LysR substrate-binding domain-containing protein, with amino-acid sequence MDIVTLEIFKTVAAELSITRAAAQLGRVQSNVTTRIQSLEGQLGVALFNRDNKKLRLTDQGQVFLQYAHRLLALANEAQQAMHPATPQGTLRLGSMESTAASRLPVPLSQFHQASPGVILRVTTGPSQRLIDLLDRGEIDCALLAMPYEGDDEPEDILQSYAFAGERAYAEVLRVVLPKGCTPGDLLGQAGRMSLAAFQAGCSYRQLAGQWLAAQGSGNALDVHEVGSYHAMLACVAAGQSFSVIPQSVLQLSAELASVELGDSIPYPTWLVWRAGYSTAAFDAFRAVLRHSYSPNYQS; translated from the coding sequence ATGGACATCGTCACGCTGGAAATCTTCAAGACCGTCGCCGCCGAGCTCAGCATCACCCGAGCGGCAGCGCAGCTGGGGCGTGTGCAGTCGAATGTGACTACGCGCATTCAGAGCCTCGAGGGGCAATTGGGGGTCGCACTGTTCAACCGCGACAACAAGAAACTGCGCCTGACCGATCAGGGGCAGGTCTTTCTCCAGTACGCCCATCGCCTACTGGCGTTGGCCAACGAAGCGCAGCAGGCGATGCACCCGGCCACGCCCCAGGGCACCTTGCGCCTGGGCTCGATGGAAAGCACAGCAGCCAGCCGCCTGCCTGTGCCGTTGAGCCAGTTCCATCAAGCTTCACCGGGCGTCATCTTGCGGGTCACCACCGGCCCGTCGCAGCGCCTGATCGACCTGCTCGATCGTGGCGAGATCGACTGTGCGCTGCTGGCCATGCCGTACGAAGGCGACGACGAGCCCGAGGATATCCTGCAAAGCTATGCTTTCGCAGGCGAGCGCGCCTATGCCGAAGTGCTGCGCGTGGTGTTGCCCAAGGGCTGCACGCCGGGCGATCTGCTCGGGCAGGCCGGGCGCATGTCGCTGGCGGCCTTCCAGGCCGGGTGCAGTTACCGGCAGCTGGCCGGCCAGTGGCTGGCGGCGCAGGGTTCAGGCAATGCGCTGGACGTGCATGAAGTCGGCTCCTACCACGCCATGCTGGCGTGCGTGGCGGCCGGGCAAAGTTTCAGTGTGATTCCACAGAGCGTGCTGCAACTGAGTGCAGAACTGGCCAGCGTCGAACTGGGCGACTCGATCCCCTACCCCACCTGGCTGGTGTGGCGAGCCGGCTATTCGACGGCCGCGTTCGACGCCTTCAGGGCCGTTCTGCGCCATAGCTATTCGCCGAATTATCAAAGCTGA
- a CDS encoding pyridoxamine 5'-phosphate oxidase family protein, whose translation MKEIDLGQRAAEILSACIYANIATSGEDGPWNTPATALPDAGLNFYWSSWVNAVHSKNLCANGQAFLTFYDSTRARGTNNKMCLYLRCEAREVPDPAEAAKAAELLYPDEQVDLSMFLAGGIKRFYRATPTTAWLNSLSERELEPGTLKMRVEVPLDDINRSRG comes from the coding sequence ATGAAAGAGATAGATCTGGGCCAACGGGCCGCCGAAATCCTGAGCGCCTGCATCTATGCGAACATCGCCACCAGCGGTGAGGACGGCCCCTGGAACACCCCGGCCACTGCTTTGCCCGACGCCGGGCTGAATTTCTATTGGTCGTCCTGGGTCAATGCGGTGCATTCGAAAAACCTGTGCGCCAACGGCCAGGCCTTCCTGACCTTCTATGACTCGACCCGCGCGCGCGGCACCAACAACAAGATGTGCCTTTACCTGCGCTGCGAAGCCCGGGAAGTGCCCGACCCGGCCGAAGCGGCCAAGGCCGCCGAACTGCTGTACCCGGACGAGCAGGTCGACCTGTCGATGTTTCTTGCGGGCGGCATCAAGCGCTTCTACCGCGCAACGCCGACAACCGCCTGGCTCAACAGCCTCTCCGAGCGCGAGCTGGAACCCGGCACGCTGAAAATGCGCGTCGAGGTGCCGCTCGATGACATCAACCGGTCACGTGGCTGA
- a CDS encoding TetR/AcrR family transcriptional regulator, with protein MSTPKTRETSDVRQGILDVGQRIMAAKGYSAVGLNEILATAGVPKGSFYHYFESKDAFGEALLESYFTVYLAELDEVLALPGLNMAQRLTRYWQIWQDTQSFQDCQGKCLAVKLGVEVADLSEAMRAVLKRGTAGVIERLAQAIETGQEEGSLTVRDTPHAVAQSLYQLWLGASVMVKISKTTQPFTTAMATTRQVLDLAD; from the coding sequence ATGAGCACTCCAAAGACCCGTGAAACCTCAGATGTCCGCCAGGGAATCCTTGACGTAGGCCAGCGCATCATGGCCGCCAAGGGGTATTCCGCCGTGGGCCTGAACGAAATCCTGGCCACGGCGGGGGTGCCCAAAGGCTCGTTCTATCACTACTTCGAATCCAAGGACGCCTTTGGCGAGGCGCTGCTGGAGAGCTATTTTACGGTCTACCTGGCCGAGCTCGATGAAGTGCTCGCCCTGCCGGGGCTGAACATGGCGCAGCGTCTGACCCGCTACTGGCAGATCTGGCAGGACACCCAGTCGTTCCAGGACTGCCAGGGCAAATGCCTGGCGGTGAAACTCGGGGTGGAAGTGGCCGACCTCTCCGAGGCCATGCGCGCGGTGCTCAAGCGCGGCACGGCTGGCGTCATCGAGCGCCTTGCCCAGGCGATCGAGACCGGCCAGGAGGAAGGTTCGCTGACGGTGCGCGACACGCCCCATGCGGTGGCTCAAAGTCTTTACCAGCTGTGGTTGGGCGCCAGCGTCATGGTCAAGATCAGCAAGACCACGCAACCCTTCACGACCGCGATGGCCACCACCCGGCAGGTGCTCGACCTGGCTGACTGA
- a CDS encoding type 1 glutamine amidotransferase domain-containing protein, with translation MKVLMVLTSHDTLGNTGRKTGFWLEELAAPYYAFLDAQAEIVLASPKGGQPPLDPKSNEPSFQTDLTRRFEADAAANAALASTVRLDSVSPADFDAVFYPGGHGPLWDLAEDPVSIRLIEGFIAADKPAALVCHAPGVLRHVKKADGTPLVQGKQVAGFTNSEEEAVGLTDVVPFLVEDMLKANGGLYSKGPDWASYVVRDGLLITGQNPGSSSEAAQLLISQLQQG, from the coding sequence ATGAAAGTTCTCATGGTACTGACCTCCCACGACACCCTGGGCAACACCGGCCGCAAGACCGGCTTCTGGCTCGAAGAGCTCGCCGCGCCTTACTACGCCTTCCTCGATGCCCAGGCCGAGATCGTTCTCGCCTCGCCCAAGGGCGGCCAGCCGCCGCTCGATCCGAAGAGCAACGAGCCGTCCTTCCAGACCGACCTGACCCGCCGTTTCGAAGCCGACGCCGCCGCCAACGCCGCGCTTGCCAGCACCGTGCGCCTGGACAGCGTGTCCCCAGCCGACTTCGATGCCGTGTTCTACCCGGGTGGCCACGGTCCGCTGTGGGATCTGGCCGAAGACCCGGTCTCGATTCGGCTGATCGAAGGCTTCATCGCCGCAGACAAACCGGCCGCCCTGGTCTGCCACGCTCCCGGCGTGCTGCGCCATGTGAAGAAGGCTGACGGCACGCCGCTGGTGCAGGGCAAGCAGGTCGCCGGCTTCACCAACTCCGAGGAAGAGGCGGTAGGCCTCACCGACGTGGTGCCGTTCCTTGTCGAGGACATGCTCAAGGCCAACGGTGGCCTGTATTCCAAGGGGCCGGACTGGGCTTCCTACGTGGTCCGCGACGGCCTGCTGATCACCGGGCAGAACCCCGGTTCGTCCAGCGAAGCGGCGCAGCTGCTGATCAGCCAGCTGCAGCAAGGCTGA
- a CDS encoding alkene reductase, whose translation MQHRSLFEPTSLGAITLKNRIVMPPLTRQRSGQPGDVATPLMASYYQQRASAGLIISEGTQIEPRGQGYAWTPGIYNQRQIDGWRTVTDAVHAAGGVIFAQLWHVGRVSHHALQPDQAAPVAPSPIAADKAKAFIETAPGSGTLVQPSMPRQLSVEEIKALVELYAQAARNALSAGFDGVEIHAANGYLVNQFISTHANQRTDEYGGSLANRLRFLREVVQAMSAVVGPQRVGVRFSPLFSSTDEDRVYIGFVEEDPHQTYIEAIRVLEEQGIGYLSIAEADWANAPDLPEAFRREVRDTFSGRILYAGLYTAERAARLVESGLADLVAFGRPFVANPDLPQRIAQGWPLNPLNAEGLYGGGVQGFTDYPRYSPASQVG comes from the coding sequence ATGCAGCACCGCTCTCTGTTCGAGCCCACTTCGCTGGGCGCCATCACCCTGAAGAATCGCATCGTCATGCCACCGCTGACCCGTCAGCGCAGCGGCCAGCCGGGCGACGTGGCCACGCCGCTGATGGCCAGCTACTACCAGCAGCGCGCCAGCGCCGGGCTGATCATCAGCGAAGGCACGCAGATCGAACCGCGCGGCCAGGGCTATGCCTGGACGCCGGGCATCTACAACCAGCGCCAGATCGACGGCTGGCGCACGGTGACCGACGCCGTGCACGCTGCCGGCGGGGTGATCTTCGCCCAGCTGTGGCATGTCGGCCGTGTGTCGCATCACGCGCTGCAACCGGACCAGGCCGCGCCGGTGGCGCCGTCGCCGATTGCCGCAGACAAAGCCAAGGCGTTCATTGAAACTGCGCCCGGCAGCGGCACCTTGGTGCAGCCGTCGATGCCGCGTCAGTTGAGCGTCGAAGAGATCAAGGCGCTGGTCGAGCTGTACGCCCAGGCCGCCCGCAATGCCCTGAGCGCCGGCTTTGATGGCGTCGAGATCCATGCGGCCAATGGCTATCTGGTCAACCAGTTCATTTCCACCCACGCCAACCAGCGCACCGACGAATACGGTGGCTCGCTGGCCAACCGCCTGCGTTTTCTGCGCGAAGTGGTGCAGGCGATGAGCGCCGTGGTCGGCCCGCAGCGGGTGGGGGTGCGCTTCTCGCCATTGTTCAGCAGCACCGATGAAGATCGTGTGTACATCGGCTTCGTCGAAGAAGACCCGCACCAGACCTACATCGAGGCGATCCGGGTGCTGGAAGAGCAGGGCATCGGCTACCTGTCCATCGCCGAGGCCGACTGGGCCAACGCACCCGACCTGCCCGAGGCATTTCGTCGCGAGGTGCGCGACACCTTCAGTGGCCGCATCCTCTACGCCGGGCTGTACACCGCAGAACGCGCCGCGCGGCTGGTCGAGTCCGGGCTGGCCGACCTGGTGGCGTTCGGCAGACCCTTCGTCGCCAACCCCGACCTGCCGCAGCGCATCGCCCAGGGCTGGCCGCTCAATCCGTTGAACGCTGAAGGCTTGTATGGCGGCGGGGTGCAGGGGTTCACCGATTACCCGCGCTATTCACCGGCCTCGCAGGTCGGCTGA
- a CDS encoding LysR family transcriptional regulator — MIRAGLPELTAFVAIAEQRSFTGAARTLGVSPSALSHSMRGLEARLELRLFNRTTRSVALTEAGEQLFNRVQPLLGDLECAVNDVTSERNTPSGTIRLSASESSFKPLIRHVMPKFLQDNPQIHIECIADSRLVDIVADGFDAGIRLFDDVPRDMVAVRFGPDIRFAAVASPGYLGRHPAPLAPHDLKAHRCIRFRFASGTLFRWDFGHSGRTASIDVDGPMTMDNINLMEEAALAGIGIAWLPVHQVDDHLREGRLVHLLPDWGPYYPGACFYYPANRHPPMALRMFAEAVRQWARDQEGLVQPGNAATEPPSSGSHGA, encoded by the coding sequence ATGATCCGTGCTGGCCTTCCAGAGCTCACGGCGTTCGTAGCCATTGCCGAACAGCGCAGCTTCACCGGCGCGGCGAGAACGCTGGGCGTATCGCCTTCTGCGCTCAGTCATTCAATGCGTGGACTCGAAGCGCGTCTTGAGCTGCGATTGTTCAACCGCACCACACGCTCCGTAGCGCTGACCGAAGCCGGAGAGCAGCTGTTCAATCGTGTCCAGCCCTTGCTCGGTGACCTGGAGTGCGCCGTCAACGATGTGACCTCCGAGCGCAATACGCCCTCGGGCACGATCAGGCTCAGCGCGTCGGAGTCATCGTTCAAACCGCTGATCCGTCACGTGATGCCCAAGTTCCTCCAGGACAACCCGCAAATACACATTGAATGCATCGCCGACAGCCGCCTGGTCGATATCGTCGCCGATGGGTTCGATGCGGGCATCCGTCTGTTCGATGACGTTCCGCGCGACATGGTCGCTGTCCGTTTCGGCCCTGACATTCGCTTTGCAGCCGTGGCCTCTCCTGGATACCTTGGTCGGCACCCGGCACCCCTAGCGCCCCACGACCTCAAAGCCCATCGCTGTATCCGGTTTCGTTTCGCGAGCGGTACCTTGTTCCGTTGGGATTTTGGCCACTCAGGGAGAACGGCCAGCATCGATGTCGACGGGCCGATGACCATGGACAATATCAACTTGATGGAGGAGGCAGCCCTGGCCGGAATCGGTATCGCATGGCTGCCAGTGCACCAGGTCGATGATCACCTTCGTGAGGGGCGTTTGGTTCATCTGTTACCGGATTGGGGCCCGTACTATCCGGGCGCATGCTTCTATTATCCTGCCAACCGGCACCCGCCCATGGCCTTGAGGATGTTTGCCGAAGCTGTAAGGCAATGGGCACGAGATCAAGAGGGGCTCGTGCAGCCAGGCAACGCGGCTACCGAACCTCCCTCGTCCGGGAGCCACGGCGCCTGA
- a CDS encoding aldo/keto reductase produces MLKRQLGKSALQVSSMGLGCMGLSFAYGPALEKKAAITLLRDAFDKGVNFFDSAEAYGPYTNEELLGEALAPIRDQVIIATKFGFKNAVPNEGLDSRPETIKAVVEASLKRLKTDRIELLYQHRVDPQVPIEEVVGTVKQLVEEGKVLHFGMSEAGPDAIRRAHAVLPVAALQSEYSLWWREPEEQILPLLEELGIGFVPFSPLGKGFLTGAIDADTKFAADDFRNMVPRFTEENRKANAQLVEVLGQIAEGKDATRAQVAIAWLLAQKPWIVPIPGTTKLNRLEENIGAANVVLSSNDLAAIAQALEQIKVVGDRYPAHLQQNVNR; encoded by the coding sequence ATGCTGAAACGACAACTGGGCAAAAGCGCTTTGCAAGTGTCCTCGATGGGTCTGGGTTGCATGGGCCTGAGCTTTGCTTATGGCCCCGCCCTGGAAAAGAAAGCCGCCATCACCCTGCTCCGGGATGCCTTCGACAAAGGTGTCAATTTCTTCGACAGCGCTGAGGCCTATGGCCCCTACACCAACGAAGAATTGCTCGGCGAAGCATTGGCTCCCATCCGTGACCAGGTGATCATCGCCACAAAATTCGGCTTCAAAAATGCTGTGCCAAACGAAGGTCTGGACAGTCGGCCCGAAACTATCAAAGCAGTGGTCGAAGCCTCCCTCAAGAGATTGAAAACCGACCGTATCGAGCTGCTCTATCAACACCGCGTCGACCCCCAGGTGCCGATCGAAGAAGTGGTAGGCACAGTCAAGCAGCTGGTCGAAGAAGGGAAAGTCTTGCATTTTGGGATGTCAGAAGCGGGCCCTGATGCGATTCGACGTGCACATGCGGTGCTTCCGGTCGCAGCCCTGCAGAGCGAATATTCCTTGTGGTGGCGCGAACCCGAGGAGCAGATTCTTCCCTTGCTGGAAGAATTGGGTATCGGCTTCGTCCCCTTCAGCCCGCTGGGTAAAGGCTTTCTAACCGGCGCCATCGATGCCGACACGAAATTCGCTGCTGACGATTTCCGTAATATGGTGCCTCGCTTCACTGAAGAAAATCGCAAGGCCAATGCACAGCTGGTCGAAGTGCTGGGGCAAATTGCCGAGGGCAAAGACGCTACCCGAGCTCAAGTCGCTATCGCCTGGCTGTTGGCACAGAAGCCTTGGATCGTACCTATCCCGGGTACTACCAAGCTGAATCGACTAGAGGAAAACATTGGGGCTGCAAACGTCGTGCTCAGCAGCAACGATCTGGCAGCCATTGCACAAGCACTTGAGCAAATCAAGGTGGTGGGTGACCGCTATCCGGCCCATCTGCAACAGAACGTCAATCGCTAA
- a CDS encoding transcriptional regulator, whose protein sequence is MARFDNYKNIADGIATLFFPHAEVILHDLETQTVAHIANNISKRQLGDDSSLQELAGALESEDNPDTRFAQPIGPNFGPYEKLNWNGQKIRSISTVLKDEQGQAVAILCINLNFALLEAARDALVGFFQPGRILPQPEALFRDDWQERINTFLHSWLGTQQLSLSTLSRQHKRTLVRALFAEGAFDGRSSADYVANVLSMGRATVYKYVRELREEA, encoded by the coding sequence ATGGCTCGATTCGACAATTACAAGAACATCGCGGACGGCATTGCGACCCTGTTTTTCCCCCATGCCGAGGTGATCCTGCATGACCTTGAGACGCAGACCGTGGCCCACATCGCCAACAACATCTCCAAGCGCCAGCTGGGCGATGACTCGTCGCTGCAGGAGCTGGCCGGGGCACTGGAGTCGGAAGACAACCCTGACACCCGGTTTGCCCAGCCCATCGGCCCCAATTTCGGCCCTTATGAAAAACTGAACTGGAACGGCCAGAAGATCCGCTCGATATCCACCGTCCTCAAGGACGAGCAAGGCCAGGCCGTGGCCATCCTCTGCATCAACCTCAACTTTGCCCTGCTCGAAGCGGCGCGCGATGCGCTGGTCGGTTTCTTCCAGCCGGGGCGCATCCTGCCGCAGCCCGAGGCGCTGTTTCGCGATGACTGGCAGGAACGCATCAACACCTTTCTGCACAGCTGGCTCGGCACACAGCAGCTGTCGCTGAGCACCCTGTCCAGGCAACACAAGCGCACGCTGGTGCGGGCGCTGTTTGCCGAAGGCGCATTCGACGGGCGCAGCTCGGCAGACTATGTCGCCAACGTTCTGAGCATGGGCCGGGCGACGGTCTACAAGTACGTGCGCGAGCTGCGCGAAGAGGCTTGA